The sequence GTTGACTTCATCGTTCAAACAGTTGGGAGTTTAGGCTATATAGGAATATTTATTATGATGTTCCTAGAAAGCTCTTTTTTCCCTTTTCCTAGTGAAGTAGTTATGGTACCAGCTGGATATTTAGCCTTTAAAGGCGAGATGAGTATGAGTATTGCAATTATTTGTGGAGTATTGGGAAGTTTATCTGGAGCTTTGTTTAACTATTATTTAGCCGTAAAATTTGGAAGAAAGTTTTTAATTAAATATGGAAAGTATTTTTTCATAAATGAAGAGACTATAAATAAAATGGAAAAGTTTTTTAAAGATCATGGGAATATTTCAACCTTTTCAGGAAGATTGATTCCAGCTGTTCGTCAATATATTTCATTTCCAGCAGGTTTAGCAAAAATGAATATATTTTTATTCTCTTTGTATACTAGTTTAGGTGCTGCTATTTGGGTTATAATATTAGTTTTAGTAGGGTACTTTATAGGAGATAATCAACTTTTAATCAAAGAGTATTTAAGAGTTATTATTATTGCTATTTTAATAGTATTAAGTATAGTTGCATACCTTTATTATAAAAATTTTAAAAGAAAAAGTTTAAAAGTATGAAAGCAATAGTTACAGGATATAACTCAGGAATTGGAAAAGCTATTTCTGATATTTTAGAAAGTAATGCTTATGAAGTTATAAAACTAAAAAGTAGATTAAATGATTTTGATTCTTTAGAAAAAGAGATAAAATCTTTACTTAAAGAGAACGATATCAATATTTTGGTAAATTGTGCAGGTATTGGTATTTTTAAACCCCATGAAGAGATATCTTTAGCTAAAATAAAAGAGTTAATTGATGTAAATTTAACAGCACCAATAATTT is a genomic window of Arcobacter sp. F2176 containing:
- a CDS encoding DedA family protein, giving the protein MLHEIVDFIVQTVGSLGYIGIFIMMFLESSFFPFPSEVVMVPAGYLAFKGEMSMSIAIICGVLGSLSGALFNYYLAVKFGRKFLIKYGKYFFINEETINKMEKFFKDHGNISTFSGRLIPAVRQYISFPAGLAKMNIFLFSLYTSLGAAIWVIILVLVGYFIGDNQLLIKEYLRVIIIAILIVLSIVAYLYYKNFKRKSLKV